The window TTGGCATCGGAGGATATTGGGAATGCGAATCCCACTGCATTGGTTATGGCTACAAATTGCTTTCAAGCGGTAACTGTAATTGGCTGGCCTGAATCTCGAATTATACTATCTCAAACCGCTATTTATTTGGCTTGTTCTGCCAAAAGTAATAGCTCTTACGATGCAATTAATAAAGCCCAACAATTGGTTAGAAATACCGGTACACTAAGCGTTCCGCTGCATTTAAGGAATGCTCCAACTAAGTTAATGAAAGAGTTGAATTACGGTGCAGATTATAAATATGCTCACACCTTCAACAACAATTTTATCGAACAGCAATATTTACCTGATGAAATACAAAACGAAATACTTTACAATCCGTTAAATAATGCTAAGGAAGCGGAGTTTAGACAATTCTTAAAAACAAGGTGGAAGAATAAATATTAATTTCGTTCGAGGCGTAATGAATATTTGAAGTAAGCATATACTGATCCAACTATAATTCCGGCAACACCCTGCTCTGCACATTGCCAAGAAAAATCAAACAAAATGTTTCTTAGGTTTAGTTGTGTGCTAAAAGATACACCTACAACCATGGTAATTAAAAAAATTATAATGCCTAAAGCTATACCACATACAAATCCTCGTGTTATAATACCTTCAATATAATCGGTAGCGATTTTTGACATAAAAAGTAAATTCAACACAAATGCAATAATTATATACACGAGCAATGCAGAAAGGAAAAAAATATTTTTAGGATAAGTAATATGAGAAATGTCGTTTAATAAAACTCCATGCCACACATAAAACAACCCAAACATTGTAATACAAGATAGTATCCACGAAATAGGGAAACGTAATTTTAATATTTTATCCTTTTTGCTTAGCGGGGTAGAAGCTTCAAGCATTTTAGAAATTTTATCTGCAAATATACCTTATTTTAATTTGATAAAGGGGTAATATTTCCAATTTATACGTATTCTAACTATCGATGCAGCCCCAAGATGTGTAAGTTGGAAGATTAATGGAACTAATGAGTGCTCACGCTTCAAAAAATTAAAGTAAAATCTAATTATTTTATTTCGTAAAAAAAGTTAATTTTGGAGCTTAAATTAAGAAACAATGTCAGAAATTAAAGACGAACCAATATTAGATGTTCAAGAAACCTACAGTAAAGTAGAAAAGTATATAATAGACAACCAAAAAAGTTTGTCGATTATTATAGGTGCAGTAGTTGCATTGGTTGGTGGTTATATTGGCTATAAATATTGGTATGTAGCCGGTCAAGAAGAGGAAGCAAGAAAGGAAATGTATAAAGCCGAAGCTTATTTTGAAATGGATTCTTTAGACTTGGCCATAAACGGAAATGGTACTGATAAAGGTTTTCTTCAAATTGCGGATGAGTATGGTGTAGCTCCATCGGGAAATTTAGCTCATTATTATTTAGGTATTAGCTACCTTAAAAAGGGTGAATTTGAAAATGCAATTGAGCATTTAACAGAATTTAGTGCTGACGATCAAATTATAGCGCCAATGGCAATTGGTGCTACTGGTGATGCGCATATGGAGTTGGGTAAAACAGACGAAGCAATTGCGTACTATTTAAAAGCTGCAGAAAAGAGCAAAAATAATTTTACATCTCCAATGTTTTTGAAAAAAGCCGCTATTGCATACGAAGAAAAGGGTAGTTATGCAGATGCTGTAAAGATTTATGAGCGTATAAAAGCTGATTTCACTGATTCGAATGAAGGCAAGGAGATGGATAAATACATTGCTCGTGCTCAAGCTGCTATTAACTAGTAGTACATAAGAAAATTGGCGACCTCTCTTAAAAAGCAATCAAATGTTTTAGTTAAATTGCCTGGCAATGCCAAGTATAAAATTGGTATTGTTGTTGCCGATTGGAACAATGATATAACTGATTCCCTTTTACAATCGTGTTTAAATACTTTACAAGCAAGTGGAGTAAAGTTTAAAAATTGTATTGTAAAACGAGTGCCCGGTGCTGTTGAAATTACAAGTTGTGCAGCTTGGTTTGGAAAACAAAATAAGGTTGATGCCGTTATTGTTTTTGGCTGTGTAATAAAAGGCGATACTCCTCACTTTGATTATGTTTGCGACTCCGTAACATACGGTATTACTAAGTTGTGTATTCAATATCCTATCCCTTTTTTATTTGGAGTTTTAACAACCAACAATCACCAACAAGCAAAAGATAGAGCCGGAGGTAAGTTGGGTAATAAAGGTGAAGAGTGTGCTTTGGCTGCACTCCAAATGTTAGCTGTCAAGAAATCTTTTAGTAAGTAATTAATTCCTATTTGTTTATTAATGAGAGCAGATTACTTACCACTTCTCTTTTGTTTAAAGCGTTTGATACCAGCGAAGAAATCGCAATTCCGTGAATACCAGTTTTCATCAATACCTCTATGTCATCTGCAGTTATACCGCCAATAGCCAGTATTGGAATGGTTATATTATTTTCTTTGCATTTGGTTAGAATAGCCGAATAGCCCTCTAAACCAAGAATAGGGCTTAAATTTTTCTTGGTTTCTGTAAATCGAAAAGGACCTAATCCAATATAATCAACACCATTAGTTACGTGCTCAACAATATCTTCAAATGTATTTGCAGTACCACCTATAATTATATTGTTTCCTACTAACTTTCTTGCTTCTGCTACGGAAGTGTCTGTTTTTCCTAGATGCAAGCCATCGGCATCAATCTCCTTTGCAATAGAAACATAATCGTTAATGATTAATCTTGCATTGAATTGTTTGCATATTTCTTTCAACTCAGTTGCAATTGAAAGAATCTCTGAATACGATTTTTCTTTTACCCGTAATTGTATCCAATCTACACCTGCTAAGCATGCTTCCTGAGCCATTTGTGCATGACTTTTATTGGAACTCTCTTGTGTAATATAATGAAGTCTAGATATCATATTTTATGATATCCTAACAAAGTTTTGCTTGTATTTAGGTAATGCGTAATATACCCTTTTCCCATTAGGCAGGAGCGTTGCAAATTATACCCTTTACCCAATAAAGCTGTAGTAGCAGCCGAAAGAACGCAACCCGAGCCATGTTTAGGATATTCACTTATTTGCTTGGCTTTAAATGGATAATACTTCCCATCAGTAGTATATAAATAATCTTTTCCTTTATTATCCTCGTTATGTCCGCCTTTTAAGAAAACATTGCAATAGCGAGAAAGTTCTTTAGCCCCAACTTCCGCATTATCATTGCCTGTAAGTTGTTTTAGTTCATTCCAGTTGGGGGTAATTAAATAAACTTGTTTTAAAATGTTTTCCAAAATACCCCCTCTGTCTGAAGGTACAGACATCTCCCCCTTATTAAGGGGGAGAGTTAAAGAGGGGGTGAAAAACTCGAATCCTGCGCTAGCTTTAATAATTGGATCCCAAATAATTTTAATGGTAGGATTGAGCGATTTAAGAATTGCAATAATAGAGCTTAACATTTCTAACCCACTTACAATTCCAATTTTTGCATACTCAATTGGGTAAGACGAAAATAGGATTTTGATTTGTTTCTCAATAGTAGTTAAATCAACCCATTCAACAGATTCAAATGTGTTTTCGTTTTGAATCGTATTCCCTGTTATTACAGCCAAGCCATACGTTTTATGAGCTTCAAATGTTTTAATATCGGCTAAAACACCTGCTCCTCCCGAAGGGTCAAATCCTGCTATTGATAATAGGTATGGGCGTTTAGTGGGCATATTCTACCTCCCCCTTGCCCCCTCCAGAGGGGGATAAATAGATTCTTCTCCTTTTAGCCACATTAATTTGAGTGCTACGAACATTGTATTTGAGTTCGGTTAGTAAAGTTTTGTATTCTTTGTCAGTTTTTATTTTTGTAGACATAGCTTCAAAAGCTTAAATAGTTGAAATGTAGCCATTATGTTTTTTGCAACAATTCTATTCTATTTCCAAATGGATCAATAAATGAAAATCGAATTTGTCCGGGAACCTGAATTTCTTCTTTGATTTGTACGTTGTGTCTTTCCAAATGCTCCCTAGCACTTGCTATATCCGTAATTTCAAAAGCAGGATGACGTTTTGATTTATTTATTTCATTCTCTGTTCCAATATGCAATTGTATGCCAGCTATTTCGAACCACAAACCTCCGTTTTTAATCAATGCCTGTGGTTTAGGTATCTCTTTTAATCCGATAATGTTGGAGTAAAAAGCTCTTGCGTCATTTTCTCTTCCAATTGGAATACATATTTGAATATGATCTATGCGTTTAAAAACAATCATTTTTTTATTAACTAATATTCAAATTAACACATCCTCAAATCAAC is drawn from Bacteroidota bacterium and contains these coding sequences:
- a CDS encoding tetratricopeptide repeat protein is translated as MSEIKDEPILDVQETYSKVEKYIIDNQKSLSIIIGAVVALVGGYIGYKYWYVAGQEEEARKEMYKAEAYFEMDSLDLAINGNGTDKGFLQIADEYGVAPSGNLAHYYLGISYLKKGEFENAIEHLTEFSADDQIIAPMAIGATGDAHMELGKTDEAIAYYLKAAEKSKNNFTSPMFLKKAAIAYEEKGSYADAVKIYERIKADFTDSNEGKEMDKYIARAQAAIN
- a CDS encoding 6,7-dimethyl-8-ribityllumazine synthase, with the translated sequence MATSLKKQSNVLVKLPGNAKYKIGIVVADWNNDITDSLLQSCLNTLQASGVKFKNCIVKRVPGAVEITSCAAWFGKQNKVDAVIVFGCVIKGDTPHFDYVCDSVTYGITKLCIQYPIPFLFGVLTTNNHQQAKDRAGGKLGNKGEECALAALQMLAVKKSFSK
- a CDS encoding thiamine phosphate synthase, giving the protein MISRLHYITQESSNKSHAQMAQEACLAGVDWIQLRVKEKSYSEILSIATELKEICKQFNARLIINDYVSIAKEIDADGLHLGKTDTSVAEARKLVGNNIIIGGTANTFEDIVEHVTNGVDYIGLGPFRFTETKKNLSPILGLEGYSAILTKCKENNITIPILAIGGITADDIEVLMKTGIHGIAISSLVSNALNKREVVSNLLSLINK
- a CDS encoding hydroxymethylpyrimidine/phosphomethylpyrimidine kinase, which codes for MPTKRPYLLSIAGFDPSGGAGVLADIKTFEAHKTYGLAVITGNTIQNENTFESVEWVDLTTIEKQIKILFSSYPIEYAKIGIVSGLEMLSSIIAILKSLNPTIKIIWDPIIKASAGFEFFTPSLTLPLNKGEMSVPSDRGGILENILKQVYLITPNWNELKQLTGNDNAEVGAKELSRYCNVFLKGGHNEDNKGKDYLYTTDGKYYPFKAKQISEYPKHGSGCVLSAATTALLGKGYNLQRSCLMGKGYITHYLNTSKTLLGYHKI
- a CDS encoding VOC family protein, translating into MIVFKRIDHIQICIPIGRENDARAFYSNIIGLKEIPKPQALIKNGGLWFEIAGIQLHIGTENEINKSKRHPAFEITDIASAREHLERHNVQIKEEIQVPGQIRFSFIDPFGNRIELLQKT